A single region of the Lotus japonicus ecotype B-129 chromosome 4, LjGifu_v1.2 genome encodes:
- the LOC130713885 gene encoding uncharacterized protein LOC130713885 isoform X2, with amino-acid sequence MGPKKRNPPSTRSKQSPAASPVPQSATGGAANAPTPPDPDSPNAPDQNPPNPSKIELPPTQSEGSGSDYFTAIKLECERALTTFRRGNHNRAMKLMKELCVKEEGSVHSAFVHRIHGFVCYKLASSISDTTAKQRHLRNALESSRRAVELSPNSVEYAHFHATVLLEAASEAKDFEDVVHECERGLAIENPSDPLKETLQDESEQKETTSEGRIANMQNELKQLIQKSNIASLSSWMKNLSNGEERFRLIPLRRAAEDPMEVRLVQTRRPNEIKKVTKTPEERRKEIEVRVAAARLMQQKSGSPLSPNEGDRDDRALDSSSGSGQRIGERRRHGNMRKNGLTDERRNWVLSYWNSVSMDRKRDWLRIKICDLMSHFGSSKDTLPKDILSEALFYAEANRTWKFWLCCHCDEKYSNPECHRRHVVQEHMESLSSKLRRLLPQSIDNEWIDMLLNCSWKPLDVSAAVKMLDNKAKFKSSPLPDDSYLDNRTHDYNDCFQDASSSYHENEDLAYSLHSRTTDSSDYCKIVENDVREGADDQQLTENPATDRWPVSDDLERVKLLEKIHAVFELLIRHKCLAASHLNKVMQFSMGEIQGLAAGSQLLKHGVDQTPMCICFLGASQLKKILQFLQEISHACGLGRYADKSGSPVNDTPNISQGPEITDKIILSADASCLLLDECLLPRQITPSTAQGAVLDDMTAPSSPDGYFKYNDALLSWIFSGSPIGDQLTSWMRTKEDKIRQGEEIVRVLEKEFSHLQSLCEKKGERIGYEEALQSVEDLCLEEGKKRGSGGEFVQRSYESVLRKRREELIESENDVMYVSNRFELDAISNVLQEAEAMNVNQFSYEETYAGVNSQLCDLESGEEDDWRMKDYMYQMDGCIEIAIQKLKEHVSIELSKIDARIIRNVAEMQQLELKLEPISTNDYRAILVPLVKSYLRALLEDLAEKDAREKSDAASEAFLAELALDSKKIVKGGSENTRQVEKTKDKKKNKDHRKTRDLKATSGNVQHLLQTQAIDSNQVAPDSDFQDHEVVSMNGDDLEQHEDEFRRKIELEEEEKKLEETLEFQRRIENEAKQKHLAEQQKKSSGEDLDDITGKLQDCQLKVVADGSDAHKHEHLPKENGCASNLDGYLITTANGFVVPTTSSSDSAAQNIIHLHQSEVKQDMPNGIVPENGLPLPDRRVGKKHKRHKNSSKLVDGKFESLSLEKERTGGTHIDNNLREQAKFHNNQDANKETNGSTVVRELQVEDEEEERFQADLKMAVRQSLDTYQARGNLPSVSSLRMSQRAVSQVDCSGFPQVEDSTDDVNGATSLGTGLRNEVGEYNCFLNVIIQSLWHLRRFKVEFLGRSRSEHDHVGNPCVVCALYEIFIALDLASKDSRREAVAPTSLRIALSNLYPHSNFFQEAQMNDASEVLAVIFDCLHRSFMRGSSVSDAESVESNCTGSWDCANTSCVAHSLFGMDIFEQMNCHNCGLESRHLKYTSFFHNINANALRTMKVMFTESSFDKLLNLVEMNHQLACDMEVGGCGKLNHIHHFLSTPPNVFMTVLGWQNTCESADDITATLAALSPKIDISILYRGLDPKSTHNLVSVVCYYGQHYHCFAYSHDHEQWIMYDDKTVKIIGGWADVLTMCERGHLQPQVLFFEAVN; translated from the exons ATGGGACCCAAAAAGCGAAACCCTCCTTCTACTCGTTCAAAACAATCTCCGGCGGCTTCTCCGGTGCCGCAATCGGCCACCGGCGGAGCCGCCAATGCTCCCACTCCACCCGACCCTGACTCCCCCAACGCTCCTGATCAAAATCCCCCTAACCCTAGCAAGATCGAATTGCCTCCCACTCAATCGGAGGGTTCCGGTTCCGATTACTTCACCGCAATCAAGCTGGAATGCGAGCGAGCCCTCACCACGTTCCGCCGTGGTAACCACAACAGGGCGATGAAGCTCATGAAGGAGCTGTGTGTGAAGGAGGAGGGCTCGGTTCACTCGGCTTTTGTTCACCGAATTCATGGGTTTGTGTGCTATAAATTGGCGTCGTCTATTAGTGATACTACTGCGAAGCAACGGCATTTGAGGAACGCGCTTGAGTCGTCGCGGAGGGCTGTTGAGCTTTCCCCGAATTCGGTTGAGTATGCGCATTTCCATGCCACTGTGTTGTTGGAGGCAGCGAGTGAGGCGAAGGACTTTGAGGATGTGGTGCACGAGTGTGAGAGGGGGCTTGCTATTGAAAACCCCAGTGATCCTCTGAAGGAGACTTTGCAGGATGAGAGTGAGCAGAAAGAGACTACTTCAGAAGGGAGGATAGCAAACATGCAGAATGAGTTGAAGCAGCTGATTCAGAAGTCGAACATTGCTTCCTTGtcatcttggatgaagaatctGAGTAATGGGGAGGAGAGGTTTCGGTTGATTCCCCTGAGGAGGGCGGCAGAGGACCCAATGGaggtgaggttggttcagacTAGAAGGCCGAATGAGATCAAGAAGGTGACAAAGACGCCAgaggaaagaagaaaagaaattgaAGTTCGAGTTGCTGCGGCAAGGCTGATGCAACAGAAGTCAGGGTCACCCCTATCTCCGAATGAAGGAGATAGGGATGACAGGGCACTGGATTCATCTTCGGGGTCAGGTCAGAGGATAGGCGAGAGGAGAAGGCATGGGAATATGAGAAAGAATGGCCTTACAGATGAAAGGAGAAATTGGGTGCTGTCATATTGGAATTCTGTGAGCATGGATAGGAAGAGGGACTGGCTTAGGATTAAAATTTGTGATCTCATGTCCCACTTTGGTTCTTCAAAGGATACTTTGCCAAAAGATATTTTATCAGAAGCTTTGTTTTATGCTGAGGCCAACAGAACATGGAAGTTTTGGCTTTGCTGCCACTGTGATGAAAAATATTCCAATCCAGAATGTCACAGACGGCACGTTGTGCAGGAACACATGGAGAGTCTATCGTCAAAATTGCGGAGACTTTTGCCCCAAAGCATTGATAATGAATGGATAGATATGCTTCTTAATTGTTCTTGGAAGCCTTTGGATGTCTCAGCTGCAGTTAAAATGCTTGACAACAAAGCAAAATTTAAGAGTTCACCATTGCCTGATGACTCTTACTTGGATAATCGTACTCATGACTACAATGATTGTTTTCAAGATGCAAGCAGCTCTTACCATGAGAATGAAGATTTAGCCTACAGTCTTCATAGTCGTACGACAGATAGCAGTGACTATTGTAAAATTGTAGAAAATGATGTTAGAGAGGGTGCTGACGACCAACAATTAACGGAAAATCCTGCTACTGATCGTTGGCCTGTATCTGATGACTTAGAGCGTGTAAAACTACTGGAGAAAATTCATGCAGTATTTGAGTTGCTTATTCGACACAAATGTCTTGCTGCTAGTCATCTTAACAAGGTCATGCAATTTAGTATGGGTGAAATACAGGGTCTTGCTGCTGGTTCTCAACTTCTGAAACATGGTGTAGATCAAACACCAATGTGCATATGCTTTTTGGGAGCTTCTCAGcttaagaaaattctccaatTCCTGCAGGAAATATCTCATGCTTGTGGATTGGGAAGATATGCTGATAAAAGTGGCAGTCCCGTGAATGATACACCTAATATTAGTCAAGGTCCTGAGATCACAGATAAGATTATTCTCAGTGCAGATGCATCATGCCTTCTTCTGGATGAGTGTCTACTGCCAAGACAAATCACTCCTAGTACAGCCCAGGGGGCTGTCTTGGATGACATGACTGCACCAAGTTCTCCTGATggatattttaaatataatgaTGCTTTGCTATCTTGGATATTTTCGGGTTCACCTATTGGGGATCAATTGACGTCATGGATGCGAACCAAAGAAGATAAAATACGACAAGGTGAGGAAATTGTCCGGGTACTTGAGAAGGAGTTTAGTCACCTACAGAGCCTATGTGAGAAGAAGGGTGAGCGAATAGGTTATGAGGAAGCACTGCAGTCAGTAGAAGATCTTTGTCTTGAAGAAGGTAAGAAGAGGGGAAGTGGTGGTGAATTTGTCCAGCGAAGCTATGAGTCTGTCTTAAGAAAGCGGAGAGAAGAGCTCATTGAGAGTGAGAATGATGTGATGTATGTCAGCAATAGGTTTGAGTTGGATGCTATATCAAATGTATTGCAAGAAGCAGAAGCAATGAATGTTAATCAATTCAGCTATGAGGAAACTTATGCTGGTGTGAATTCTCAGTTGTGTGACTTGGAATCCGGTGAAGAAGATGATTGGAGAATGAAGGACTACATGTATCAAATGGATGGATGTATAGAAATTGCTATCCAGAAATTGAAAGAACACGTATCTATAGAG CTCAGCAAAATTGATGCCCGAATAATTAGAAATGTTGCCGAGATGCAGCAATTGGAACTCAAGCTTGAGCCTATTTCTACTAATGATTATCGTGCAATATTAGTTCCTCTAGTGAAGTCATACCTAAGG GCACTTTTGGAAGATTTGGCTGAGAAAGATGCAAGAGAGAAATCTGATGCTGCAAGTGAAGCATTTTTGGCTGAACTTGCTCTTGATTCCAAGAAGATTGTTAAAGGGGGAAGTGAGAACACAAGACAGGTGGAGAAGACAAAagataagaagaagaataaagatCACAGAAAAACAAGAGATTTGAAG GCTACAAGTGGTAATGTGCAGCACTTGCTTCAAACTCAAGCTATTGA TTCCAACCAGGTTGCGCCTGATAGTGACTTTCAAGATCATGAGGTCGTTTCCATGAATGGTGATGATTTGGAACAGCATGAAGATGAATTTAGACGTAAAATTGAGCTAGAAGAGGAGGAAAAAAAGCTGGAAGAAACTTTGGAATTTCAACGAAGGATTGAAAATGAGGCCAAACAGAAGCACCTTGCTGAGCAACAAAAGAAATCATCTGGGGAAGATTTAGACGACATTACCGGTAAACTTCAAGATTGTCAATTAAAAGTGGTTGCTGACGGCTCAGATGCTCACAAACAT GAGCATTTGCCGAAGGAGAATGGGTGCGCAAGCAATCTTGATGGTTATCTTATTACCACAGCAAATGGTTTCGTGGTGCCAACCACATCTTCATCTGATTCAGCTGCCCAAAATATTATCCATTTGCATCAGTCGGAAGTTAAACAAG ATATGCCTAATGGAATTGTTCCAGAGAATGGTCTACCTTTGCCTGATCGGCGTGTAGGCAAAAAGCATAAACGACATAAGAATTCTTCCAAACTTGTTGACGGAAAGTTTGAATCTCTCTCCCTGGAAAAGGAGAGAACGGGTGGTACACACATTGACAATAACTTAAGAGAGCAGGCTAAATTCCATAACAATCAAGATGCAAACAAGG AGACCAACGGATCAACTGTGGTAAGAGAATTACAAGTGGAAGACGAGGAGGAGGAAAGATTTCAAGCTGATCTTAAAATGGCCGTACGCCAAAGCCTGG ACACATATCAAGCACGTGGAAATTTGCCTTCAGTTTCCAGCTTGAGAATGTCGCAGAGAGCTGTTTCACAAGTAGATTGTTCGGGTTTTCCACAAGTGGAAGACTCAACTGATGATGTGAATGGAGCTACTTCGCTTGGTACTGGACTGAGAAATGAAGTGGGCGAATATAATTGTTTTCTCAATGTTATTATACAG TCATTGTGGCATTTAAGACGCTTTAAGGTGGAATTTCTTGGCAGATCAAGATCGGAGCATGATCATGTGGGTAATCCCTGTGTTGTCTGTGCCTTGTATGAAATATTTATTGCATTGGACCTTGCATCAAAGGATTCCAGGAGAGAGGCAGTTGCGCCTACTTCCCTGCGGATTGCTCTAAGCAACCTGTACCCACATAGCAACTTCTTTCAGGAG GCTCAGATGAACGATGCTTCTGAGGTACTGGCAGTGATATTTGATTGCCTGCATCGATCATTTATGCGTGGTTCAAGTGTTTCTGATGCAGAATCAGTGGAAAGCAACTGCACGGGGTCTTGGGATTGTGCAAACACTAGTTGTGTAGCACATTCACTTTTTGGAATGGACATTTTTGAACAAATGAACTGCCACAATTGTGGTCTTGAGTCCAGACATTTGAAGTATACTTCCTTCTTTCACAATATAAATGCCAATGCCCTCCGAACTATGAAG GTTATGTTTACTGAAAGCTCCTTTGATAAACTTTTGAATCTTGTTGAGATGAACCATCAATTGGCTTGTGATATGGAAGTTGGTGGCTGTGGCAAGCTAAACCACATCCATCACTTTCTTTCAACTCCACCCAATGTTTTTATGACAG TTCTAGGCTGGCAAAATACATGTGAGAGTGCTGATGATATAACCGCAACTCTGGCAGCTCTTAGCCCTAAAATAGATATCAGCATCCTTTATCGTGGTTTAGATCCTAAAAGCACCCATAACTTGGTTTCAGTG GTTTGCTACTACGGCCAGCATTATCATTGCTTTGCTTATAGCCATGACCATGAACAATGGATTATGTATGATGACAAGACTGTCAAG ATAATTGGTGGATGGGCGGATGTTCTTACAATGTGTGAAAGAGGGCATCTACAACCTCAGGTTCTTTTCTTTGAAGCTGTAAACTAG
- the LOC130715985 gene encoding LOB domain-containing protein 27-like, whose product MTLKGGTTQACAACKYQRRKCTPECLLAPYFPADQPKIFLNVHKLFGVSNIVKILKILEPSQKKIAMDSIIIQANYRDKYPVHGCCEEIGRLQYQIWLVEEELHAVYQQLEMCRQQQQHQQHNDGMALPDDVTSQLELGMAPRSNNALQLFNHPPPQQQSYNTVAAISQQHSYSNSNSVDYNNNSLYMDSKDNVTNPLWVQYQYQNNNSNDSVAMQTQLVASQQPLAIQQEVVEDYDEMHPFFDTVDDRQSYVYSKEAYESSSEESLKDTRKGSEHVSENELKSAAACFSLTSVN is encoded by the exons ATGACCCTCAAGGGCGGCACAACACAGGCCTGCGCCGCGTGCAAGTACCAGCGCAGAAAGTGCACTCCCGAGTGCCTTCTCGCGCCTTACTTCCCCGCAGACCAGCCCAAGATCTTCCTCAATGTCCACAAGCTGTtcggagtcagcaacattgtaAAGATTTTAAAAATCCTGGAGCCTAGTCAGAAGAAAATCGCCATGGACTCCATCATCATTCAAGCTAATTACAGGGATAAGTACCCTGTGCACGGTTGCTGCGAGGAAATTGGCAGGCTTCAGTACCAAATTTGGCTTGTGGAAGAAGAGCTTCATGCAGTTTACCAACAGCTTGAAATGTGCAGGCAGCAGCAGCAACACCAGCAGCATAATGACGGCATGGCATTACCTGATGATGTTACTTCGCAATTAGAATTGGGAATGGCACCACGTTCTAATAATGCGCTGCAACTCTTTAACCATCCTCCACCGCAACAGCAGAGTTACAACACGGTTGCTGCGATATCGCAGCAACATTCTTACTCCAACAGCAACAGCGTGGATTATAACAATAACTCGCTGTACATGGATTCTAAGGATAATGTCACAAATCCTTTATGGGTTCAGTATCAGTACCAAAACAACAACAGCAATGATTCAGTAGCTATGCAAACTCAGTTGGTTGCTTCGCAACAGCCATTAGCCATCCAACAAGAAGTTGTTGAAGATTATGATGAGATGCATCCATTTTTTGACACAGTTGATGATAGACAATCATACGTTTATTCCAAGGAGGCTTATGAATCAAG CTCAGAAGAATCACTGAAAGACACGAGAAAGGGCAGTGAGCATGTTTCTGAGAATGAACTGAAGAGTGCTGCTGCATGCTTCAGCCTTACCAGTGTTAACTGA
- the LOC130713885 gene encoding uncharacterized protein LOC130713885 isoform X1: MGPKKRNPPSTRSKQSPAASPVPQSATGGAANAPTPPDPDSPNAPDQNPPNPSKIELPPTQSEGSGSDYFTAIKLECERALTTFRRGNHNRAMKLMKELCVKEEGSVHSAFVHRIHGFVCYKLASSISDTTAKQRHLRNALESSRRAVELSPNSVEYAHFHATVLLEAASEAKDFEDVVHECERGLAIENPSDPLKETLQDESEQKETTSEGRIANMQNELKQLIQKSNIASLSSWMKNLSNGEERFRLIPLRRAAEDPMEVRLVQTRRPNEIKKVTKTPEERRKEIEVRVAAARLMQQKSGSPLSPNEGDRDDRALDSSSGSGQRIGERRRHGNMRKNGLTDERRNWVLSYWNSVSMDRKRDWLRIKICDLMSHFGSSKDTLPKDILSEALFYAEANRTWKFWLCCHCDEKYSNPECHRRHVVQEHMESLSSKLRRLLPQSIDNEWIDMLLNCSWKPLDVSAAVKMLDNKAKFKSSPLPDDSYLDNRTHDYNDCFQDASSSYHENEDLAYSLHSRTTDSSDYCKIVENDVREGADDQQLTENPATDRWPVSDDLERVKLLEKIHAVFELLIRHKCLAASHLNKVMQFSMGEIQGLAAGSQLLKHGVDQTPMCICFLGASQLKKILQFLQEISHACGLGRYADKSGSPVNDTPNISQGPEITDKIILSADASCLLLDECLLPRQITPSTAQGAVLDDMTAPSSPDGYFKYNDALLSWIFSGSPIGDQLTSWMRTKEDKIRQGEEIVRVLEKEFSHLQSLCEKKGERIGYEEALQSVEDLCLEEGKKRGSGGEFVQRSYESVLRKRREELIESENDVMYVSNRFELDAISNVLQEAEAMNVNQFSYEETYAGVNSQLCDLESGEEDDWRMKDYMYQMDGCIEIAIQKLKEHVSIELSKIDARIIRNVAEMQQLELKLEPISTNDYRAILVPLVKSYLRALLEDLAEKDAREKSDAASEAFLAELALDSKKIVKGGSENTRQVEKTKDKKKNKDHRKTRDLKATSGNVQHLLQTQAIDSNQVAPDSDFQDHEVVSMNGDDLEQHEDEFRRKIELEEEEKKLEETLEFQRRIENEAKQKHLAEQQKKSSGEDLDDITGKLQDCQLKVVADGSDAHKHEHLPKENGCASNLDGYLITTANGFVVPTTSSSDSAAQNIIHLHQSEVKQADMPNGIVPENGLPLPDRRVGKKHKRHKNSSKLVDGKFESLSLEKERTGGTHIDNNLREQAKFHNNQDANKETNGSTVVRELQVEDEEEERFQADLKMAVRQSLDTYQARGNLPSVSSLRMSQRAVSQVDCSGFPQVEDSTDDVNGATSLGTGLRNEVGEYNCFLNVIIQSLWHLRRFKVEFLGRSRSEHDHVGNPCVVCALYEIFIALDLASKDSRREAVAPTSLRIALSNLYPHSNFFQEAQMNDASEVLAVIFDCLHRSFMRGSSVSDAESVESNCTGSWDCANTSCVAHSLFGMDIFEQMNCHNCGLESRHLKYTSFFHNINANALRTMKVMFTESSFDKLLNLVEMNHQLACDMEVGGCGKLNHIHHFLSTPPNVFMTVLGWQNTCESADDITATLAALSPKIDISILYRGLDPKSTHNLVSVVCYYGQHYHCFAYSHDHEQWIMYDDKTVKIIGGWADVLTMCERGHLQPQVLFFEAVN, translated from the exons ATGGGACCCAAAAAGCGAAACCCTCCTTCTACTCGTTCAAAACAATCTCCGGCGGCTTCTCCGGTGCCGCAATCGGCCACCGGCGGAGCCGCCAATGCTCCCACTCCACCCGACCCTGACTCCCCCAACGCTCCTGATCAAAATCCCCCTAACCCTAGCAAGATCGAATTGCCTCCCACTCAATCGGAGGGTTCCGGTTCCGATTACTTCACCGCAATCAAGCTGGAATGCGAGCGAGCCCTCACCACGTTCCGCCGTGGTAACCACAACAGGGCGATGAAGCTCATGAAGGAGCTGTGTGTGAAGGAGGAGGGCTCGGTTCACTCGGCTTTTGTTCACCGAATTCATGGGTTTGTGTGCTATAAATTGGCGTCGTCTATTAGTGATACTACTGCGAAGCAACGGCATTTGAGGAACGCGCTTGAGTCGTCGCGGAGGGCTGTTGAGCTTTCCCCGAATTCGGTTGAGTATGCGCATTTCCATGCCACTGTGTTGTTGGAGGCAGCGAGTGAGGCGAAGGACTTTGAGGATGTGGTGCACGAGTGTGAGAGGGGGCTTGCTATTGAAAACCCCAGTGATCCTCTGAAGGAGACTTTGCAGGATGAGAGTGAGCAGAAAGAGACTACTTCAGAAGGGAGGATAGCAAACATGCAGAATGAGTTGAAGCAGCTGATTCAGAAGTCGAACATTGCTTCCTTGtcatcttggatgaagaatctGAGTAATGGGGAGGAGAGGTTTCGGTTGATTCCCCTGAGGAGGGCGGCAGAGGACCCAATGGaggtgaggttggttcagacTAGAAGGCCGAATGAGATCAAGAAGGTGACAAAGACGCCAgaggaaagaagaaaagaaattgaAGTTCGAGTTGCTGCGGCAAGGCTGATGCAACAGAAGTCAGGGTCACCCCTATCTCCGAATGAAGGAGATAGGGATGACAGGGCACTGGATTCATCTTCGGGGTCAGGTCAGAGGATAGGCGAGAGGAGAAGGCATGGGAATATGAGAAAGAATGGCCTTACAGATGAAAGGAGAAATTGGGTGCTGTCATATTGGAATTCTGTGAGCATGGATAGGAAGAGGGACTGGCTTAGGATTAAAATTTGTGATCTCATGTCCCACTTTGGTTCTTCAAAGGATACTTTGCCAAAAGATATTTTATCAGAAGCTTTGTTTTATGCTGAGGCCAACAGAACATGGAAGTTTTGGCTTTGCTGCCACTGTGATGAAAAATATTCCAATCCAGAATGTCACAGACGGCACGTTGTGCAGGAACACATGGAGAGTCTATCGTCAAAATTGCGGAGACTTTTGCCCCAAAGCATTGATAATGAATGGATAGATATGCTTCTTAATTGTTCTTGGAAGCCTTTGGATGTCTCAGCTGCAGTTAAAATGCTTGACAACAAAGCAAAATTTAAGAGTTCACCATTGCCTGATGACTCTTACTTGGATAATCGTACTCATGACTACAATGATTGTTTTCAAGATGCAAGCAGCTCTTACCATGAGAATGAAGATTTAGCCTACAGTCTTCATAGTCGTACGACAGATAGCAGTGACTATTGTAAAATTGTAGAAAATGATGTTAGAGAGGGTGCTGACGACCAACAATTAACGGAAAATCCTGCTACTGATCGTTGGCCTGTATCTGATGACTTAGAGCGTGTAAAACTACTGGAGAAAATTCATGCAGTATTTGAGTTGCTTATTCGACACAAATGTCTTGCTGCTAGTCATCTTAACAAGGTCATGCAATTTAGTATGGGTGAAATACAGGGTCTTGCTGCTGGTTCTCAACTTCTGAAACATGGTGTAGATCAAACACCAATGTGCATATGCTTTTTGGGAGCTTCTCAGcttaagaaaattctccaatTCCTGCAGGAAATATCTCATGCTTGTGGATTGGGAAGATATGCTGATAAAAGTGGCAGTCCCGTGAATGATACACCTAATATTAGTCAAGGTCCTGAGATCACAGATAAGATTATTCTCAGTGCAGATGCATCATGCCTTCTTCTGGATGAGTGTCTACTGCCAAGACAAATCACTCCTAGTACAGCCCAGGGGGCTGTCTTGGATGACATGACTGCACCAAGTTCTCCTGATggatattttaaatataatgaTGCTTTGCTATCTTGGATATTTTCGGGTTCACCTATTGGGGATCAATTGACGTCATGGATGCGAACCAAAGAAGATAAAATACGACAAGGTGAGGAAATTGTCCGGGTACTTGAGAAGGAGTTTAGTCACCTACAGAGCCTATGTGAGAAGAAGGGTGAGCGAATAGGTTATGAGGAAGCACTGCAGTCAGTAGAAGATCTTTGTCTTGAAGAAGGTAAGAAGAGGGGAAGTGGTGGTGAATTTGTCCAGCGAAGCTATGAGTCTGTCTTAAGAAAGCGGAGAGAAGAGCTCATTGAGAGTGAGAATGATGTGATGTATGTCAGCAATAGGTTTGAGTTGGATGCTATATCAAATGTATTGCAAGAAGCAGAAGCAATGAATGTTAATCAATTCAGCTATGAGGAAACTTATGCTGGTGTGAATTCTCAGTTGTGTGACTTGGAATCCGGTGAAGAAGATGATTGGAGAATGAAGGACTACATGTATCAAATGGATGGATGTATAGAAATTGCTATCCAGAAATTGAAAGAACACGTATCTATAGAG CTCAGCAAAATTGATGCCCGAATAATTAGAAATGTTGCCGAGATGCAGCAATTGGAACTCAAGCTTGAGCCTATTTCTACTAATGATTATCGTGCAATATTAGTTCCTCTAGTGAAGTCATACCTAAGG GCACTTTTGGAAGATTTGGCTGAGAAAGATGCAAGAGAGAAATCTGATGCTGCAAGTGAAGCATTTTTGGCTGAACTTGCTCTTGATTCCAAGAAGATTGTTAAAGGGGGAAGTGAGAACACAAGACAGGTGGAGAAGACAAAagataagaagaagaataaagatCACAGAAAAACAAGAGATTTGAAG GCTACAAGTGGTAATGTGCAGCACTTGCTTCAAACTCAAGCTATTGA TTCCAACCAGGTTGCGCCTGATAGTGACTTTCAAGATCATGAGGTCGTTTCCATGAATGGTGATGATTTGGAACAGCATGAAGATGAATTTAGACGTAAAATTGAGCTAGAAGAGGAGGAAAAAAAGCTGGAAGAAACTTTGGAATTTCAACGAAGGATTGAAAATGAGGCCAAACAGAAGCACCTTGCTGAGCAACAAAAGAAATCATCTGGGGAAGATTTAGACGACATTACCGGTAAACTTCAAGATTGTCAATTAAAAGTGGTTGCTGACGGCTCAGATGCTCACAAACAT GAGCATTTGCCGAAGGAGAATGGGTGCGCAAGCAATCTTGATGGTTATCTTATTACCACAGCAAATGGTTTCGTGGTGCCAACCACATCTTCATCTGATTCAGCTGCCCAAAATATTATCCATTTGCATCAGTCGGAAGTTAAACAAG CAGATATGCCTAATGGAATTGTTCCAGAGAATGGTCTACCTTTGCCTGATCGGCGTGTAGGCAAAAAGCATAAACGACATAAGAATTCTTCCAAACTTGTTGACGGAAAGTTTGAATCTCTCTCCCTGGAAAAGGAGAGAACGGGTGGTACACACATTGACAATAACTTAAGAGAGCAGGCTAAATTCCATAACAATCAAGATGCAAACAAGG AGACCAACGGATCAACTGTGGTAAGAGAATTACAAGTGGAAGACGAGGAGGAGGAAAGATTTCAAGCTGATCTTAAAATGGCCGTACGCCAAAGCCTGG ACACATATCAAGCACGTGGAAATTTGCCTTCAGTTTCCAGCTTGAGAATGTCGCAGAGAGCTGTTTCACAAGTAGATTGTTCGGGTTTTCCACAAGTGGAAGACTCAACTGATGATGTGAATGGAGCTACTTCGCTTGGTACTGGACTGAGAAATGAAGTGGGCGAATATAATTGTTTTCTCAATGTTATTATACAG TCATTGTGGCATTTAAGACGCTTTAAGGTGGAATTTCTTGGCAGATCAAGATCGGAGCATGATCATGTGGGTAATCCCTGTGTTGTCTGTGCCTTGTATGAAATATTTATTGCATTGGACCTTGCATCAAAGGATTCCAGGAGAGAGGCAGTTGCGCCTACTTCCCTGCGGATTGCTCTAAGCAACCTGTACCCACATAGCAACTTCTTTCAGGAG GCTCAGATGAACGATGCTTCTGAGGTACTGGCAGTGATATTTGATTGCCTGCATCGATCATTTATGCGTGGTTCAAGTGTTTCTGATGCAGAATCAGTGGAAAGCAACTGCACGGGGTCTTGGGATTGTGCAAACACTAGTTGTGTAGCACATTCACTTTTTGGAATGGACATTTTTGAACAAATGAACTGCCACAATTGTGGTCTTGAGTCCAGACATTTGAAGTATACTTCCTTCTTTCACAATATAAATGCCAATGCCCTCCGAACTATGAAG GTTATGTTTACTGAAAGCTCCTTTGATAAACTTTTGAATCTTGTTGAGATGAACCATCAATTGGCTTGTGATATGGAAGTTGGTGGCTGTGGCAAGCTAAACCACATCCATCACTTTCTTTCAACTCCACCCAATGTTTTTATGACAG TTCTAGGCTGGCAAAATACATGTGAGAGTGCTGATGATATAACCGCAACTCTGGCAGCTCTTAGCCCTAAAATAGATATCAGCATCCTTTATCGTGGTTTAGATCCTAAAAGCACCCATAACTTGGTTTCAGTG GTTTGCTACTACGGCCAGCATTATCATTGCTTTGCTTATAGCCATGACCATGAACAATGGATTATGTATGATGACAAGACTGTCAAG ATAATTGGTGGATGGGCGGATGTTCTTACAATGTGTGAAAGAGGGCATCTACAACCTCAGGTTCTTTTCTTTGAAGCTGTAAACTAG